The Thunnus thynnus chromosome 22, fThuThy2.1, whole genome shotgun sequence genome includes a window with the following:
- the LOC137174873 gene encoding uncharacterized protein, translated as MTSLKFALFLTCLFLGRTALATNPKSSLSVHQESGFLSANVGDNVTLQCFYEGDVAAMFYWYKQTLGQKPRLISTFYKHDTKGTFHNEFKNDPRFTLETKNGKNHLTISDLRISDSATYYCISCYSYKFEFAEGITVNIKGSGLNIQALVYQSASESIQPGGSVTLNCTVHTGTCDDGEHNVYWFKNSQESQPGLIYTHGGRNDQCERNYTQTDTCVYNSPMSLNLSHAVTDCAVASCGQILFGNGTKPKDEVGSLDSLVYFLSGALAFTTILVILLAFSVCMMKKKNGCQCGESERISASAPTNGEAYQDADNLHYAALRDHKVNRPRRQRDDTSSQCVYSSVRQ; from the exons ATGACATCTCTGAAGTTTGCTTTATTTCTGACTTGTCTGTTCTTGGGGAGAACAG ctCTGGCAACTAATCCTAAATCGTCCTTATCTGTACACCAAGAGAGTGGATTTTTATCAGCTAATGTTGGTGACAACGTGACTTTGCAATGTTTCTATGAAGGTGATGTAGCAGCGATGTTTTACTGGTATAAGCAAACTCTGGGACAGAAACCACGGCTCATCTCTACCTTCTATAAACATGATACAAAAGGCACTTTTCATAACGAGTTCAAGAATGATCCTCGCTTCACATTGGAAACTAAAAACGGTAAGAATCACTTGACAATTTCTGATTTACGTATTTCAGACTCGGCTACTTACTACTGCATAAGTTGCTATTCATACAAGTTTGAATTTGCGGAGGGAATTACTGTCAATATAAAGGGTTCAGGTTTGAACATACAAGCTCTGGTCTATCAGTCGGCATCTGAGAGCATCCAGCCAGGAGGCTCTGTGACTCTgaactgtacagtacacactggGACCTGTGATGATGGAGAACACAATGTTTACTGGTTCAAAAACTCTCAAGAATCTCAACCAGgactcatatacacacatggaGGCAggaatgatcagtgtgagaggaactacacacaaacagacacctGTGTCTACAACTCGCCAATGAGTCTGAATCTTTCTCATGCTGTAACCGACTGTGCTGTCGCCTCATGTGGACAGATACTGTTTGGAAACGGGACCAAACCAAAGG atgAGGTGGGCTCTCTTGATTCTCTTGTGTATTTCTTGAGTGGAGCTTTGGCGTTCACCACCATCCTGGTTATTTTACTGGCCTTCTCAGTGTGcatgatgaagaagaaaaacgGATGTCAATGTGGAG AATCTGAAAGAATTTCAGCTTCCGCCCCAACAAATGGAGAG GCTTATCAAGATGCAGACAACCTCCATTATGCTGCTTTACGGGATCACAAGGTCAACCGACCGAGAAGGCAGAGGGACGACACCTCGAGTCAATGTGTGTACTCCAGTGTGAGGCAGTAG
- the LOC137174279 gene encoding immunoglobulin kappa light chain-like translates to MMQSTTVHQAGGFMSATVGDNLTLQCFYESDAAKYYWYKQTVGQKPKLISMTYKFDKHGTFHDEFKDNPRFTLETNVGKNHLKISNLHLSDSATYYCASGYSFMLEFAEGTIVNVKDSGLNIQASVHQSASESIQPGGSVTLNCTVHTGTCDDGEHSVYWFKNSEESHPGVIYTHGGRNDQCERNNNTQTHTCVYNLPMKSLDLSHAGTYYCAVASCGQILFGNGTTLDFECK, encoded by the coding sequence ATGATGCAGTCCACAACTGTGCATCAAGCGGGTGGTTTTATGTCAGCTACTGTTGGTGACAACCTGACTTTGCAATGTTTCTATGAAAGTGATGCTGCAAAGTATTATTGGTATAAGCAAACAGTGGGACAGAAGCCAAAGCTCATCTCTATGACCTATAAGTTCGATAAACATGGCACTTTTCATGATGAATTCAAGGACAATCCACGCTTCACGTTGGAAACTAACGTTGGTAAAAATCACTTAAAGATTTCCAATTTACACCTCTCAGACTCAGCTACTTATTACTGCGCAAGTGGTTATTCATTTATGTTAGAATTTGCAGAGGGAACTATTGTCAATGTAAAGGATTCAGGTTTGAACATCCAAGCTTCAGTCCATCAGTCGGCATCTGAGAGCATCCAGCCAGGAGGCTCTGTGACTCTgaactgtacagtacacactggGACCTGTGATGATGGAGaacacagtgtttactggttcaAAAACTCTGAAGAATCTCATCCAGGagtcatttacacacatggagGCAggaatgatcagtgtgagaggaacaacaacacacaaacacacacctgtgtctaCAACTTGCCAATGAAGAGTCTGGATCTTTCTCATGCTGGGACCTACTACTGCGCTGTCGCCTCATGTGGACAGATACTGTTTGGAAACGGGACCACGTTGGACTTTGAGTGTAAGTAG
- the LOC137174285 gene encoding immunoglobulin kappa light chain-like, with product MTSPVFAFYLTFLFLGKMAQMTHLKFSSSVRQDSGFISANVGDEKTLQCHYEGDVFAKLYWYKQTLGQKPRLISTFYKYKVNSTFHDEFKNNSRFTLETENNKNHLKIKDLHISDSATYYCVSCYLNKLEFLEGTTLNVKGSGLNIQALVQQSASESIQPGGSVTLNCTVHTGTCDDGKHSVYWFKNSQESHPGVIYTHGGRNDQCERNNDTQTHTCVYNLLMKSLDFSHTGTYYCAVASCGQILFGDGTKLDFEYEVDSLVLVYFLSGALAFTTILSVLLAFYKMNKSNSCQSAESQARISAPSTVNAKGYKAAENLYYAALSVNLTNRRRRQNQTWSECVYYSVK from the exons ATGACATCTCCAGTGTTTGCTTTCTATCTCACATTTCTGTTCTTGGGGAAAATGG CTCAGATGACTCATCTGAAATTCTCCTCATCTGTTCGTCAAGACAGTGGTTTTATATCAGCTAATGTTGGTGATGAGAAGACTTTGCAATGTCACTATGAAGGTGATGTTTTTGCAAAGCTTTACTGGTATAAACAAACTCTGGGACAGAAACCAAGGCTCATCTCTACCTTCTATAAATATAAGGTAAACAGCACGTTTCATGATGAATTCAAGAACAATTCACGCTTCACGCTGGAAACTGAGAACAATAAAAATCACTTGAAGATCAAAGATTTGCACATTTCAGACTCAGCTACTTACTACTGCGTTAGTTGCTATTTAAACAAGTTAGAATTTTTGGAGGGCACTACTCTCAATGTAAAGGGTTCAGGTTTGAACATCCAAGCTCTGGTCCAACAGTCAGCATCTGAGAGCATCCAGCCAGGAGGCTCTGTGACTCTgaactgtacagtacacactggGACCTGTGATGATGGAAaacacagtgtttactggttcaAAAACTCTCAAGAATCTCATCCAGGagtcatttacacacatggagGCAggaatgatcagtgtgagaggaacaacgacacacaaacacacacctgtgtctaCAACTTGCTAATGAAGAGTTTGGATTTTTCTCATACTGGGACCTACTACTGTGCTGTCGCCTCATGTGGACAGATACTGTTTGGAGATGGGACCAAGCTGGACTTTGAGT ATGAGGTGGACTCTCTTGTCTTGGTGTATTTCTTGAGTGGAGCTTTGGCATTCACCACCATCCTCAGTGTTTTATTGGCTTTCTACAAGATGAACAAGAGCAATAGCTGCCAATCTGCAG AGTCTCAGGCAAGAATTTCAGCTCCCTCTACAGTCAATGCAAAG GGTTACAAAGCTGCAGAAAACCTGTATTACGCTGCTTTAAGTGTGAATCTGACCAACAGACGAAGAAGACAGAACCAAACCTGGAGTG
- the LOC137174190 gene encoding uncharacterized protein, giving the protein MTSPNFVFYLTCLFLGKMAQVSNLKLSSSVNQESGFLSVNVGEKLSLQCFHEVDVSSWLYWYKQTLGQKPRLISTFYVHDINGTFYDEFKNNPRFTLDTGNGKNHLMISDLHLSDSATYYCASSISYKFEFAEGITLNVKGSGLNIQASVHQSASESIQPGDSVTLNCTVHTGTCDDGNHSVYWFKNSQESHQGIIYTHGGRNDQCERNNNTQTQTCVYNLPMKSLNLSHAGTYYCAVAACGQILFGNGTKLDVANEVDSPVLVYFLSGALAFTTILSVLLAFSVYKIKRSSLQSAESQATFSASSTTNGEGYQHTDNLHYAALSVNLPNRPRRARNNTKNECVYSSVKQ; this is encoded by the exons ATGACATCTccaaactttgttttctatctGACATGCCTGTTCTTGGGAAAAATGG CTCAGGTGTCCAATCTGAAATTGTCCTCATCTGTGAACCAAGAGAGTGGTTTTCTATCAGTTAATGTTGGGGAAAAGCTGTCTTTACAATGTTTCCATGAAGTTGATGTTTCATCATGGCTGTACTGGTATAAACAAACTCTGGGACAGAAACCAAGGCTCATTTCTACCttctatgtgcacgacataaATGGCACTTTTTATGATGAATTCAAGAACAATCCTCGCTTCACACTGGATACTGGAAACGGTAAAAATCACTTGATGATCTCAGATTTACATCTTTCAGACTCCGCTACTTACTACTGTGCAAGTAGTATATCATACAAATTTGAATTTGCGGAGGGAATTACTCTCAATGTAAAGGGTTCAGGTTTGAACATCCAAGCTTCGGTCCATCAATCGGCATCTGAGAGCATCCAGCCAGGAGACTCTGTGACTCTgaactgtacagtacacactggGACCTGTGATGATGGAAATcacagtgtttactggttcaAAAACTCTCAAGAATCTCATCAAggaatcatttacacacatggagGCAggaatgatcagtgtgagaggaacaacaacacacaaacacagacttgTGTCTACAACTTGCCAATGAAGAGTCTGAATCTTTCTCATGCTGGGACCTACTACTGTGCTGTTGCCGCATGTGGACAGATACTGTTTGGAAACGGGACCAAGCTGGACGT tgCAAATGAGGTAGACTCTCCTGTCTTGGTGTATTTCTTGAGTGGAGCTTTGGCGTTCACCACCATCCTCAGTGTTTTACTGGCTTTCTCAGTGTACAAGATAAAGAGAAGCAGCTTACAATCTGCAG AGTCTCAAGCAACATTTTCAGCTTCCTCCACAACAAATGGCGAG GGTTACCAACACACAGACAACCTGCATTATGCTGCTTTAAGTGTGAACCTGCCCAACAGACCAAGAAGAGCGAGGAACAACACCaagaatgaatgtgtgtactcCAGTGTAAAGCAGTAG